Proteins from a single region of Gordonia hongkongensis:
- a CDS encoding sigma 54-interacting transcriptional regulator — protein MTSTRSTTRSSLDEVPDDNFTTHGSQSTETRHPSPRTLGELRASGHVQRSVRDEIRNNLLSALREGRDPWPGIVGFEATVIPQLERALIAGHDVVMLGERGQGKTRILRTLVGLLDEWTPVIAGSELAEHPYEPITPGSIRKAANLLDDLPIEWRHRSQRYSEKLATPDTSVADLVGDIDPMKVAEGRSLGDPETIHFGLIPRSHRGIVAINELPDLAERIQVSMLNVMEERDIQVRGYTLRLPLDVLVMASANPEDYTNRGRIITPLKDRFGAEIRTHYPLELDDEVSVIEQEADLTASVPTFITEILARFTRYARDHPSIDQRSGVSARFSIAGAETVAAAALHRATVTGEDQAVARVVDLESVIEVLRGKIEFESGEEGRELEILEHLMRKSIADAVRAHLGGVDMAPLVAALENGEPVVTGDRVRADDLLGSIPSPDTTSGVLDQIAERLEADSDGERASAVELALEGLFLARRIGKEADETGQTIYG, from the coding sequence ATGACGAGCACGCGCTCGACAACGCGGAGTAGCCTCGATGAGGTGCCAGACGACAACTTCACCACGCATGGCTCCCAGTCGACCGAAACCCGGCATCCGTCACCCCGAACCCTGGGTGAACTGCGTGCCAGCGGTCACGTGCAGCGCAGTGTGCGCGACGAGATCCGCAACAACCTCCTGTCCGCACTCCGCGAGGGGCGCGACCCCTGGCCGGGCATCGTGGGCTTCGAGGCGACGGTCATCCCGCAGTTGGAACGGGCCCTGATCGCCGGCCACGACGTCGTCATGCTCGGCGAGCGCGGCCAGGGCAAGACCCGCATCCTGCGCACCCTCGTCGGGCTCCTCGACGAGTGGACGCCGGTCATCGCGGGTTCCGAGCTGGCCGAGCATCCCTACGAACCCATCACCCCCGGGTCGATTCGGAAGGCCGCCAACCTGCTCGATGATCTGCCGATCGAGTGGCGTCACCGTTCGCAGCGCTACAGCGAGAAGCTGGCCACGCCGGACACCTCCGTGGCCGACCTCGTCGGTGACATCGACCCGATGAAGGTCGCCGAGGGTCGCAGCCTCGGCGACCCGGAGACGATCCACTTCGGGCTCATCCCGCGCTCGCACCGCGGCATCGTGGCCATCAACGAGCTGCCCGACCTCGCCGAGCGCATCCAGGTGTCGATGCTGAACGTGATGGAGGAGCGCGACATCCAGGTCCGCGGGTACACCCTGCGACTGCCGCTCGACGTCCTGGTGATGGCCAGTGCCAACCCCGAGGACTACACCAACCGCGGCCGGATCATCACCCCGCTCAAGGATCGCTTCGGCGCCGAGATCCGGACGCACTACCCGCTCGAGCTCGACGACGAGGTGTCGGTGATCGAGCAGGAGGCGGATCTGACCGCCAGCGTCCCGACCTTCATCACCGAGATCCTGGCGCGGTTCACCCGCTACGCCCGTGACCACCCGTCGATCGACCAGCGATCGGGAGTTTCCGCCCGCTTCTCGATCGCCGGTGCCGAAACCGTTGCGGCCGCGGCGCTTCACCGGGCGACGGTGACGGGCGAGGACCAGGCGGTGGCACGCGTGGTCGATCTCGAGTCGGTGATCGAGGTGCTGCGCGGCAAGATCGAGTTCGAGTCCGGCGAAGAGGGCCGGGAACTCGAGATCCTCGAGCACCTGATGCGCAAGTCCATCGCCGACGCGGTGCGTGCCCACCTCGGCGGCGTCGACATGGCGCCGCTCGTCGCCGCCCTCGAGAACGGCGAGCCGGTGGTCACCGGTGACCGGGTGCGTGCCGACGACCTGCTGGGTTCCATCCCGTCGCCGGACACCACCTCCGGCGTTCTGGACCAGATCGCCGAGCGCCTCGAAGCGGACTCGGACGGGGAGCGTGCCAGTGCGGTCGAGCTCGCGCTCGAGGGACTCTTCCTCGCCCGTCGGATCGGCAAGGAGGCCGACGAGACCGGGCAGACCATCTACGGGTGA
- a CDS encoding VWA domain-containing protein encodes MARKSFHRSRYQRYSGGPDPLAPPVDLREALETIGDDVMAGASPQRALREMLRRGTPNMRGLDKLREQINRRRQELLKKRNLDGTFAEIRELLDRAVLEERKQLARDLDDDARFAEMQIGSLPPSTAQAVEELSEYNWRSPQAREDYDKIKDLLGRELLDQRFAGMKEALEGANEQDRQRISEMLGDLNELLAAHNRGEDTTEAFDEFMAKHGEFFPENPRNTEELIDSLAQRAAAAQQFYNSLTPEQRAELDQLAQQAFGSPDLMNQLAQMDSQLRAARPGLDWDDAQSFSGDQPMGLGEGAAALRDISELEALSEQLSQQYAGAQMDDIDLDALARQLGDDAAVDARMLAELEKALSEQGFFDRTADGQLRLSPKAMRQLGQSIFRDIAEQLSGRRGDRQTRQTGLLGEPTGASREWEFGDTDPWDVTRTVSNAVLRTVSETHEPSLATSEMARSGVRIDVRDVEVSETESRTQAAVVLLVDTSFSMEMEGRWTPMKRTAIALNHLISTRFRSDELHLIAFGRYARSIDIAELTGLQPRMEQGTNLHHALLLAQRHLRRFPNAQPVVLVVTDGEPTAHLDPSGEPFFFYPPHPQTIALTVRELDHVARIGAQVTFFRLGEDPGLAHFMDQIARRIGGRVVAPDVDGLGAAVVGDYLRARKGRRRG; translated from the coding sequence ATGGCGCGCAAGAGCTTCCACCGTTCGCGCTACCAGCGGTACAGCGGCGGACCCGATCCGCTCGCGCCGCCGGTCGATCTGCGCGAGGCGTTGGAGACGATCGGCGACGATGTCATGGCCGGCGCGTCGCCGCAGCGGGCGCTCCGAGAGATGCTGCGTCGCGGGACACCGAACATGCGCGGACTCGACAAGTTGCGCGAGCAGATCAACCGTCGCCGGCAGGAACTGCTGAAGAAGCGCAACCTCGACGGCACCTTCGCCGAGATCCGTGAACTCCTCGACCGTGCGGTACTCGAGGAGCGCAAGCAACTCGCCCGCGATCTCGACGACGACGCCCGCTTCGCCGAGATGCAGATCGGAAGTCTGCCGCCGTCGACCGCCCAGGCCGTCGAAGAGCTGTCGGAGTACAACTGGCGCAGTCCGCAGGCGCGTGAGGACTACGACAAGATCAAGGACCTGCTCGGCCGGGAGTTGCTCGACCAGCGCTTCGCCGGCATGAAGGAAGCGCTCGAGGGGGCGAACGAGCAGGATCGGCAACGGATCTCGGAGATGCTCGGCGACCTCAACGAGCTCCTCGCCGCGCACAACCGGGGCGAGGACACCACCGAGGCATTCGACGAGTTCATGGCCAAGCACGGTGAGTTCTTCCCGGAGAACCCGCGCAACACCGAGGAACTCATCGATTCCCTCGCCCAGCGCGCGGCCGCGGCCCAACAGTTCTACAACTCGCTGACCCCTGAGCAGCGCGCCGAGCTCGACCAGCTGGCGCAGCAGGCGTTCGGGTCGCCGGACCTCATGAACCAACTGGCGCAGATGGATTCGCAGCTCCGGGCGGCTCGACCGGGTCTGGACTGGGACGACGCGCAGTCGTTCTCCGGCGACCAGCCGATGGGACTGGGCGAGGGGGCCGCGGCACTACGCGACATCTCCGAACTCGAGGCGCTCTCCGAGCAGCTGTCACAGCAGTATGCCGGCGCGCAGATGGACGACATCGATCTCGACGCGCTCGCCCGGCAGCTCGGCGACGACGCGGCGGTCGACGCGAGAATGCTGGCCGAGCTCGAGAAGGCGCTGTCCGAGCAAGGCTTCTTCGACCGCACCGCAGACGGTCAGCTCCGGCTGAGTCCGAAAGCGATGCGCCAGCTCGGTCAGTCGATCTTCCGCGACATCGCCGAGCAGCTGTCGGGCCGCCGGGGCGATCGCCAGACCCGCCAGACCGGACTGCTCGGCGAGCCTACCGGCGCTTCCCGGGAGTGGGAATTCGGCGACACCGACCCCTGGGACGTCACCCGGACCGTGTCGAATGCGGTGCTGCGCACCGTGTCCGAGACACACGAACCGTCGCTCGCGACGTCGGAGATGGCGCGATCGGGAGTGCGTATCGACGTCCGCGACGTCGAGGTCTCGGAGACCGAGAGCCGTACGCAGGCAGCGGTGGTCCTGCTCGTGGACACGTCCTTCTCGATGGAGATGGAGGGCCGGTGGACGCCGATGAAGCGCACCGCGATCGCCCTGAATCATCTGATCTCCACGCGCTTCCGCAGCGACGAACTCCACCTCATCGCGTTCGGAAGATACGCGCGGTCGATCGACATCGCCGAGCTCACCGGTCTGCAACCGCGGATGGAGCAGGGGACCAACCTGCATCACGCACTGTTGCTCGCCCAGCGGCACCTCCGGCGGTTCCCGAATGCGCAGCCGGTGGTCCTGGTGGTCACCGACGGAGAGCCGACCGCGCATCTCGATCCGAGTGGGGAACCGTTCTTCTTCTATCCGCCGCACCCGCAGACCATCGCGCTGACGGTTCGGGAACTCGACCATGTCGCGCGAATCGGCGCCCAGGTCACGTTCTTCCGTCTCGGCGAGGATCCCGGGCTGGCCCACTTCATGGATCAGATCGCCCGCCGGATCGGCGGACGCGTGGTGGCGCCGGACGTCGACGGTCTCGGTGCCGCCGTGGTCGGCGACTATCTGCGGGCCCGGAAGGGGCGTCGGCGCGGCTGA
- a CDS encoding DUF1707 SHOCT-like domain-containing protein: protein MTQPGDSPMPDDRRARLRAADADRELVHEILSAAMAHGSLSPVEYEERAGKAVLAKTFGDLDALTDDLPVAQLGVAMPAASLSPGPRVTGGSADTAVRHRLAIMSGSELSGTAVVADQLTATAIMGGVELDLREVEFTAPVLTVQCVAIMGGVEIKMPDGVTVEIGGLGIMGGFSGRSRKASRPGAPVVRVTGLALMGGVDVKYVPREEPDD from the coding sequence GTGACCCAACCCGGCGATTCACCGATGCCCGACGACCGGCGTGCCCGACTCCGCGCCGCGGATGCGGACCGCGAACTGGTCCACGAGATCCTCTCCGCCGCCATGGCGCACGGCAGCCTGTCCCCGGTCGAGTACGAGGAGCGGGCCGGAAAAGCGGTCCTCGCGAAGACCTTTGGTGACCTCGACGCCCTGACCGACGACCTCCCGGTGGCACAACTCGGCGTCGCGATGCCTGCGGCCAGCCTGTCTCCGGGCCCGCGGGTGACGGGCGGCAGCGCGGACACGGCCGTCCGCCACCGGTTGGCCATCATGTCCGGGAGCGAGCTGTCCGGGACGGCGGTGGTCGCCGATCAACTCACCGCCACCGCCATCATGGGCGGGGTCGAACTGGACCTTCGCGAGGTGGAGTTCACCGCGCCGGTGCTGACGGTCCAGTGCGTGGCGATCATGGGCGGGGTCGAGATCAAGATGCCCGACGGAGTGACCGTCGAGATCGGGGGACTGGGCATCATGGGCGGATTCAGCGGCCGGTCGCGAAAGGCGTCCCGGCCCGGCGCGCCAGTGGTACGGGTGACCGGACTGGCGCTGATGGGCGGCGTCGACGTCAAGTACGTGCCCCGGGAGGAGCCCGACGACTGA
- a CDS encoding AEC family transporter, giving the protein MSGVISGFTVIFIVVGVGYLLGRTRVIGDHAHEVLSRLVFFVFTPALLFHSMVTSDLSVVFSSTLVIAGGSAFLIGALYVVVAKLWFRRAVPELVIGGLSSSYVNSVNLGLPIAIFVLDDASFIAPLLLFQILIYSPIALLALDLTALDRDSGRSLLRDSLVAPITNPIVVGGLAGLSVSLIGWSPPAAVMSPVKMLGDASVPAALLAFGLSLTGVAVFKKGASPRRDIALASVLKMIVMPLAVYAIARWGFGQTGEALFAQVIIAALPTAQNVLVYATRYRRGQILARDTALITTLTSIPTIMIIALLLA; this is encoded by the coding sequence GTGTCTGGCGTCATCTCCGGCTTCACGGTGATCTTCATTGTAGTCGGGGTGGGATATCTCCTCGGGCGCACGCGTGTCATCGGCGACCACGCCCACGAAGTCCTTTCCCGCCTGGTGTTCTTCGTCTTCACACCGGCGCTGCTGTTCCACTCCATGGTCACCTCCGATCTGTCGGTTGTCTTCTCGTCGACGCTGGTGATCGCGGGCGGCAGCGCGTTTCTGATCGGTGCGCTGTACGTCGTCGTCGCCAAACTGTGGTTTCGACGCGCGGTTCCCGAACTCGTGATCGGCGGCCTGTCGTCGTCGTATGTCAACAGCGTCAATCTGGGTCTTCCGATCGCGATCTTCGTTCTCGACGACGCGTCGTTCATCGCGCCGCTGCTGCTGTTCCAGATCCTGATCTACTCACCGATCGCGTTGCTCGCGCTGGATCTCACCGCGCTGGACCGGGATTCGGGAAGATCGCTGCTGCGGGACTCGCTCGTCGCGCCGATCACCAATCCGATCGTCGTCGGCGGACTCGCCGGTCTGTCGGTCTCGCTGATCGGCTGGAGCCCGCCCGCGGCCGTGATGTCCCCGGTGAAGATGCTCGGTGACGCCTCCGTGCCGGCGGCGCTGCTGGCATTCGGCCTGTCGCTCACCGGCGTCGCGGTGTTCAAGAAGGGTGCGAGCCCCCGCCGCGACATCGCACTGGCAAGCGTGCTGAAGATGATCGTCATGCCGCTGGCCGTCTACGCCATCGCCCGTTGGGGATTCGGGCAGACCGGTGAGGCGTTGTTCGCGCAGGTGATCATCGCGGCGTTGCCGACCGCGCAGAATGTCCTGGTGTACGCGACCCGTTACCGGCGCGGCCAGATCCTCGCCCGGGACACGGCACTGATCACGACGCTCACGTCGATACCCACCATCATGATCATCGCCCTGCTGCTCGCCTGA
- a CDS encoding DUF4190 domain-containing protein, with product MSYPPGQGSGQGQDDWGTVPSSGSSGNSGPNLSKGDQGQGAAPEYAPTEYGQTYQPGPSSDPYGQNVYGQNPYGQEQYGQSPYGSPAGNQGYGTPSQDPYAQPPGGSYGQVNDPYQAPAYGGAYGSQNPYGAAPYGGGYGYAPPQKTNGKAIAALICGIVGVVSLIACLFFSFFLSIPVGIAAVVLGFMARRDIEQSGGTQSGSGMGLAGIITGALAIVGGVVWTVLFIVLIVAGDTSSSTYYY from the coding sequence GTGAGTTATCCACCGGGACAGGGCTCGGGCCAGGGCCAGGACGACTGGGGTACGGTGCCGAGCTCGGGGTCCTCGGGCAACTCGGGTCCCAACCTCTCCAAGGGTGACCAGGGCCAGGGTGCCGCACCCGAGTACGCGCCGACCGAGTACGGCCAGACCTACCAGCCGGGTCCGTCGTCGGACCCCTACGGCCAGAACGTCTACGGGCAGAACCCGTATGGTCAGGAGCAGTACGGCCAGAGTCCGTACGGATCGCCGGCCGGCAACCAGGGCTACGGGACGCCGAGCCAGGATCCCTACGCACAGCCGCCGGGTGGGTCCTACGGTCAGGTCAACGATCCCTACCAGGCGCCGGCGTACGGCGGCGCGTACGGGTCGCAGAACCCCTACGGCGCGGCACCCTACGGCGGCGGTTACGGATACGCGCCGCCGCAGAAGACCAACGGCAAGGCGATCGCGGCCTTGATCTGTGGCATCGTCGGCGTCGTCTCGCTGATCGCCTGCTTGTTCTTCTCGTTCTTCCTGTCGATACCGGTCGGCATCGCGGCCGTCGTGCTGGGGTTCATGGCGCGACGTGACATCGAACAGTCCGGTGGCACGCAGAGTGGTTCGGGGATGGGCCTGGCGGGGATCATCACCGGCGCGCTCGCCATCGTCGGTGGCGTGGTGTGGACCGTTCTGTTCATCGTCCTGATCGTCGCCGGCGACACGAGCTCCTCCACCTACTACTACTGA
- a CDS encoding DUF4190 domain-containing protein — protein MTTPTGGSDPTDPAQAPQSPPSGPPSDTSATDPSPWEPTQKAAVPDEVPDSVPVTSTPGTGPDDTEIPESHSPADGVTRVIRTGGPSNPSAAQPVPPPPAPSGPGDPGPGGPAPSGYDATRVISTRSPAGPPPGQAPPPPRPGFGQQQGYGQQGYGQQGYGQPQGYGPPGQGQPGPGRPGYGPPPGYGQPPQGPPPGRSGQPFATLGDARSAESASADSRPAGGRPVDADGPSTNKLAVAALAASLLGLLCVGVGGIVGLVLGIVARRQIAASGGRQTGDGVALTAVIIGAFIIVVWVAYWVAIALTDLRSPWGYL, from the coding sequence ATGACCACTCCGACCGGGGGTAGCGATCCGACGGATCCGGCCCAGGCACCGCAATCCCCACCGTCCGGCCCACCTTCGGACACCTCGGCAACCGACCCGTCGCCGTGGGAACCGACCCAGAAGGCGGCGGTCCCCGACGAGGTGCCGGACTCGGTGCCGGTGACCTCGACACCCGGGACCGGACCGGATGACACGGAGATTCCCGAGTCGCACAGTCCGGCCGACGGTGTCACCCGGGTCATCCGCACCGGTGGACCGTCGAATCCGTCCGCTGCACAGCCGGTTCCGCCGCCACCCGCGCCCAGTGGCCCCGGGGACCCGGGTCCGGGTGGCCCGGCCCCGTCCGGTTACGACGCCACGCGCGTGATCTCGACGCGGTCCCCGGCGGGACCGCCACCGGGACAAGCCCCACCACCTCCCCGGCCGGGCTTCGGTCAGCAGCAGGGATACGGACAGCAGGGATACGGACAGCAGGGATACGGACAGCCGCAGGGTTACGGACCGCCGGGTCAGGGGCAACCCGGACCCGGCCGGCCGGGATATGGACCCCCGCCGGGGTACGGTCAGCCTCCGCAGGGTCCGCCCCCGGGTCGGTCCGGGCAACCGTTCGCCACGCTCGGTGATGCCCGATCCGCGGAATCGGCCTCCGCCGACTCCCGCCCCGCAGGCGGCCGGCCCGTCGACGCCGATGGCCCGTCGACCAACAAACTGGCCGTGGCCGCCCTGGCGGCCTCACTGCTGGGTCTCCTGTGCGTCGGGGTCGGCGGCATCGTCGGGCTGGTGCTCGGCATCGTCGCGCGGAGACAGATCGCGGCGTCGGGTGGCAGGCAGACCGGTGATGGGGTGGCGCTCACCGCGGTCATCATCGGGGCGT